Proteins from one Pseudomonas bijieensis genomic window:
- a CDS encoding ABC transporter substrate-binding protein, with protein MGEHDLNRRQFIKTASVVSVAAAAMSVPFISARASDTRFVGKTLRLLTWSDDTGLAALRNIAATFEAKTGAKVIADRTGSTSEMVAKLKAGGDRPQYDIITLAGVGAEGLAAAGLLEKPDLNRIPNLADVPAQYRTGAGGHGIGYLLWCNSLVYSTRTLKQAPDSYAALWDADLAPNIFLPPPNWTEAMDLIIIAAKLAGGDEHNIEPGFKKLAELKDRVVTLGENPNQIAELFRTGSLDMGGLYAPAFFPKQIRDPAYSLGATFGMKEGFYTDLMLSVMPKNRPGDTDLAYAFIDHSLDPLVQGKMAEDIFNGPVNAKAIISAEARKSPYILTPEQIADKAIMHDNAFLATVHDQWIRRYTEIFSS; from the coding sequence ATGGGCGAGCATGATCTGAACAGACGTCAATTCATCAAGACTGCAAGTGTGGTTTCGGTAGCGGCGGCCGCCATGAGCGTGCCCTTCATCAGCGCCCGGGCCAGTGACACGCGGTTCGTTGGCAAGACCCTGCGTTTGCTCACCTGGTCCGATGACACCGGGCTGGCGGCGTTGCGCAACATCGCGGCGACCTTCGAGGCCAAGACCGGCGCCAAGGTCATCGCCGACCGCACCGGCAGCACATCGGAAATGGTCGCCAAGCTCAAGGCCGGAGGCGACCGGCCGCAGTACGACATCATCACCCTGGCAGGCGTCGGGGCCGAGGGCCTGGCTGCCGCCGGGCTGCTGGAAAAACCCGACCTCAATCGCATTCCCAACCTGGCCGACGTACCGGCGCAATACCGCACTGGCGCCGGCGGCCATGGCATCGGTTACCTGCTGTGGTGCAACAGCCTGGTCTACAGCACCCGGACCTTGAAACAGGCGCCGGACAGTTACGCCGCCCTGTGGGACGCGGACCTGGCGCCGAACATTTTCCTGCCGCCGCCGAACTGGACCGAGGCCATGGACCTGATCATCATCGCGGCCAAGCTGGCCGGTGGTGACGAGCACAACATCGAACCCGGCTTCAAGAAACTCGCCGAGCTCAAGGACCGGGTGGTGACCCTGGGGGAAAACCCGAACCAGATCGCCGAGTTGTTCCGCACCGGTTCCCTGGACATGGGCGGGTTATACGCGCCGGCGTTTTTTCCCAAGCAGATCCGCGATCCGGCCTACAGCCTGGGGGCGACGTTTGGCATGAAGGAAGGTTTCTACACCGACCTGATGCTCTCGGTCATGCCGAAAAACCGCCCGGGCGACACCGACCTGGCCTACGCCTTCATCGACCACTCCCTCGACCCGCTAGTACAAGGCAAGATGGCCGAAGACATCTTCAACGGCCCGGTCAACGCCAAGGCCATCATCTCCGCCGAAGCGCGCAAGAGCCCGTACATCCTCACCCCGGAGCAAATCGCCGACAAGGCGATCATGCACGACAACGCCTTCCTGGCGACGGTGCATGACCAGTGGATTCGCCGGTACACGGAAATTTTCTCTTCCTGA
- a CDS encoding ABC transporter permease, producing the protein MEHQPLTHPQSVAPIRATRGISPTRRAWLFLSPSMLFLGVLIAASLLVLRMSVGTKGAEWSGFSLASYGQLLEPYYLKSLLLTLRLALISAVIAVLLAIPVAYTMSRLASPLLRRVFLAAVLLPLLVNLLLQSYGWLVILGPAGMLNQALMGLGLIKRPIMLLYNQNGVLMGLVQTAFPLAVLPIASAMRGVARSYEEAAATLGASRFQVFRQVVLPMSLPGIITGATLVFAYNASSFVVPLLLGGRRVPMLAVMVHDQIAPLMNWPAASAAGVVLIVTTLMIMTLSEYFTGRRRRMLEASQ; encoded by the coding sequence ATGGAACACCAACCGTTAACCCATCCCCAAAGTGTTGCGCCGATACGTGCAACCCGGGGCATTTCGCCCACCCGCCGAGCCTGGCTTTTCCTGTCGCCGTCGATGTTGTTTCTCGGCGTGCTGATCGCCGCCAGCCTGTTGGTGCTGCGCATGAGCGTCGGCACCAAGGGAGCGGAGTGGAGCGGCTTCAGCCTCGCCAGTTACGGGCAGTTGCTGGAGCCCTATTACCTCAAGTCCCTGCTGCTGACTTTGCGCCTGGCATTGATTAGCGCAGTGATCGCCGTGCTGCTGGCGATCCCCGTGGCCTACACCATGTCGCGTCTCGCTTCGCCGTTGTTGCGACGGGTGTTCCTGGCGGCGGTGCTGTTGCCGCTGTTGGTCAACCTGCTGCTGCAAAGCTATGGCTGGCTGGTGATCCTCGGTCCGGCCGGCATGCTCAACCAGGCGCTCATGGGCCTGGGCCTGATCAAGCGACCGATCATGTTGCTGTACAACCAGAATGGCGTGCTGATGGGCTTGGTCCAGACCGCGTTCCCCCTGGCTGTGCTGCCCATCGCCAGTGCGATGCGTGGCGTGGCCCGCAGTTATGAAGAGGCCGCAGCCACCCTTGGCGCCAGCCGCTTCCAGGTGTTTCGCCAAGTGGTGCTGCCCATGAGCCTGCCGGGGATCATCACCGGCGCGACGCTGGTGTTTGCCTACAACGCCAGCAGCTTTGTCGTACCGCTGCTGTTGGGCGGTCGACGAGTGCCAATGCTGGCCGTGATGGTTCACGACCAGATCGCCCCGTTGATGAACTGGCCCGCCGCATCCGCCGCCGGGGTGGTGCTGATTGTCACCACGCTGATGATCATGACTCTGTCTGAATATTTCACCGGCCGTCGTCGGCGGATGCTGGAGGCTTCTCAATGA
- a CDS encoding ABC transporter permease, which translates to MSALSKKRQSLLPGETGRAVGLLSGFILLLAVLPILTMIVMSFSGAANLDFPPSSYSLQWYRAAWHTFVSPDASDVLSLGQAMATSLLVACLTMVFATLIAVPAAYALTRCEFRGKAVALQLMSLPLVFPMVVLGLALLLVFDSLPFQMTTSRLVIAHVILALPFVVKNCTAAMLGIGSEVEEAARMLGATPQRAIVDVVVPLMKSGILAGMLLAFIVSFNEFTVTYFLYTIDVMTVPIWMYSRTVSSLDPTVFSFAVLIVLIDFVLIWALEKLVGEGGVSF; encoded by the coding sequence ATGAGCGCGCTGAGTAAAAAGCGCCAGTCGCTGTTGCCCGGCGAAACCGGGCGCGCCGTCGGGCTGCTGTCGGGTTTCATCCTGTTGCTGGCGGTGCTGCCGATCCTGACCATGATCGTCATGTCCTTCAGCGGTGCGGCGAACCTGGACTTTCCGCCGAGCAGCTACAGCCTGCAATGGTATCGGGCCGCCTGGCACACCTTTGTGTCGCCGGATGCCAGCGATGTGCTGAGCCTGGGCCAGGCCATGGCGACCAGCCTGTTGGTGGCCTGCCTGACCATGGTGTTCGCCACACTGATCGCGGTGCCGGCGGCCTACGCGCTGACCCGTTGCGAGTTCCGTGGCAAGGCCGTGGCGCTGCAACTGATGTCGCTGCCGCTGGTGTTTCCCATGGTGGTGCTGGGCTTGGCACTGCTGCTGGTGTTCGACAGCCTGCCGTTCCAGATGACCACCTCGCGGCTGGTCATTGCCCACGTCATTTTGGCCTTGCCGTTCGTAGTGAAGAACTGCACCGCCGCCATGCTCGGCATCGGCAGTGAAGTGGAAGAGGCCGCGCGCATGCTGGGGGCCACACCGCAACGGGCCATCGTCGATGTGGTGGTGCCCTTGATGAAGTCGGGGATTCTCGCCGGGATGCTGTTGGCGTTCATCGTCTCGTTCAACGAGTTCACCGTGACCTATTTCCTCTACACCATCGATGTCATGACCGTGCCGATCTGGATGTACAGCCGCACCGTGTCGTCGCTGGACCCCACCGTTTTTTCGTTTGCCGTACTCATCGTGCTGATCGACTTCGTGTTGATCTGGGCGTTGGAGAAACTGGTAGGCGAGGGCGGCGTTTCCTTTTGA
- a CDS encoding ABC transporter ATP-binding protein has product MTGLILENVEKHYGSACAVTDVNLHLPEGKLVCFLGPSGCGKTTLLRMIAGLESLSGGEIRLDGQDIGHTPAHLRNFGMVFQSLALFPHMTVGENIAYPLKLRGVSKVEQQARVVELLELIQLQAMIDRPVAKLSGGQRQRVAIARAIAARPKILLLDEPLSALDAKLRESMQVEIRQLQQRLNITTILVTHDQREAMTMADIVVVLGEHRVQQVGTPIEIYRHPANEFVADFIGSGNIFPATTLGNGQVGLPGGDTLDVPASHSVSAGEKIKLLVRPEDLQLSSPQVTAGNRLLGKVTFVRDIGATVETTVECSGISFTALSTPCQGMDLGIGHAVSVTIPAQACRLLGA; this is encoded by the coding sequence ATGACTGGACTGATACTGGAAAACGTCGAGAAACACTACGGCTCGGCCTGTGCGGTAACGGACGTGAACCTGCATTTGCCCGAGGGCAAGCTGGTGTGTTTCCTCGGACCTTCGGGCTGTGGCAAGACCACGCTGCTGCGCATGATTGCCGGCCTGGAAAGCCTCAGCGGCGGTGAAATTCGCCTGGATGGCCAAGACATCGGCCATACCCCGGCGCACCTGCGCAATTTCGGCATGGTGTTTCAATCGTTGGCGTTGTTTCCCCACATGACCGTCGGCGAGAACATTGCCTATCCACTGAAACTGCGCGGCGTGAGCAAGGTCGAGCAACAGGCGCGGGTGGTGGAGTTGCTGGAACTGATCCAGCTCCAGGCGATGATCGACCGGCCAGTGGCGAAGCTTTCCGGCGGCCAGCGCCAGCGCGTGGCGATTGCCCGGGCCATTGCCGCCCGGCCGAAAATCCTCCTGTTGGACGAACCGCTGTCGGCCCTGGACGCCAAGTTGCGCGAGTCGATGCAAGTGGAAATCCGCCAACTGCAACAGCGCTTGAACATCACCACCATTTTGGTGACCCACGATCAGCGCGAAGCCATGACCATGGCCGACATCGTGGTGGTGTTGGGTGAGCACCGGGTGCAACAGGTCGGTACGCCGATCGAGATCTACCGGCACCCGGCCAATGAATTCGTCGCCGATTTCATTGGCTCAGGCAACATCTTTCCGGCGACCACCCTGGGTAACGGCCAGGTCGGGCTGCCGGGTGGGGACACGCTGGACGTGCCGGCCAGCCATAGCGTCAGCGCTGGCGAGAAGATCAAGCTGCTGGTACGTCCCGAAGACTTGCAACTGTCCTCGCCCCAGGTCACGGCGGGCAACCGGTTGCTGGGCAAGGTGACGTTCGTGCGGGACATCGGCGCCACCGTCGAGACCACGGTGGAGTGTTCCGGAATTTCGTTCACGGCGCTGAGCACGCCTTGCCAGGGCATGGACCTGGGCATTGGGCATGCGGTGTCGGTGACCATACCGGCGCAGGCGTGTCGGTTGCTGGGTGCCTGA
- a CDS encoding AraC family transcriptional regulator, with amino-acid sequence MSPLDHAHVPLDPYLEQQRAELASIIDRNTSEDGSYATAIGSLNLSRHSKPQKFAPVLAQPALCIMAQGSKQVRLADEFFNYDPLHYLVVSVSMPLSGCIANVSPEEPILALRLDIDPAEITALIADAGPLGVPTRPAGRGLYVERLDTPTLDAVLRLARLLDSPKDIAMLAPLVRREILYRLLRSPQGYRLYEIAIANSQSHRISQAIKWLNGHFEKPLRIDDLAREVNLSVSTLHHRFKAMTAMSPLQYQKQLRLQEARRLMLAEGLEASAAGYRVGYESPSQFSREYSRLFGAPPLRDLARLRMTV; translated from the coding sequence ATGTCGCCACTCGACCACGCCCACGTCCCGCTGGACCCCTACCTGGAACAACAGCGCGCTGAACTGGCGTCGATCATCGACCGCAATACCAGTGAAGACGGCAGCTACGCCACGGCCATCGGCTCGCTGAATCTGTCGCGCCACAGCAAGCCCCAGAAGTTCGCCCCGGTGCTGGCGCAGCCGGCGCTGTGCATCATGGCCCAGGGCAGCAAGCAGGTGCGCCTGGCCGACGAATTTTTCAACTACGACCCGCTGCATTACCTGGTGGTCTCGGTGTCGATGCCGTTGAGTGGCTGCATCGCTAACGTCTCGCCCGAGGAGCCGATCCTGGCCTTGCGCCTGGACATCGACCCGGCGGAAATCACCGCGTTGATCGCCGACGCCGGCCCCTTGGGTGTACCGACCCGTCCCGCCGGGCGCGGGCTGTATGTCGAACGCCTGGACACGCCGACGCTCGACGCCGTGCTGCGCCTGGCGCGGTTGCTGGACAGCCCGAAAGACATCGCCATGCTCGCGCCCCTGGTACGTCGGGAAATTCTCTACCGTTTGCTGCGCAGTCCACAGGGCTATCGGCTCTACGAAATCGCCATCGCCAACAGTCAGAGCCATCGCATCAGCCAGGCGATCAAATGGCTCAATGGCCATTTCGAAAAACCGTTGCGCATCGATGACCTGGCCCGGGAAGTGAACCTCAGCGTCTCGACCTTGCATCACCGCTTCAAGGCCATGACTGCCATGAGCCCGCTGCAATATCAGAAGCAACTGCGCTTGCAGGAAGCCCGCCGGCTGATGCTGGCCGAAGGGCTGGAAGCTTCGGCGGCGGGCTATCGGGTGGGTTACGAAAGCCCTTCGCAGTTCAGCCGCGAGTACAGTCGGTTGTTCGGCGCGCCGCCGCTGCGGGATCTGGCGCGGTTGCGGATGACCGTCTGA
- a CDS encoding putative quinol monooxygenase → MTTQIPVSHMAFVRARGGCSKQLGARLSTLIAPSRQAPGCLHFALQQSQCDADLWLVSGLWVNQPSMDAYFNSPAMAIFAELVQDLVVSSLDFHTFREVSAAQATEGCLAQVHKLAG, encoded by the coding sequence ATGACTACACAGATCCCCGTCAGCCACATGGCTTTTGTCCGCGCCCGCGGCGGTTGCTCCAAGCAACTGGGGGCGCGCCTGAGTACGTTGATCGCGCCTTCGCGCCAGGCTCCCGGTTGCTTGCACTTCGCCTTGCAGCAATCGCAATGCGATGCTGATCTGTGGTTGGTGTCCGGGCTCTGGGTCAACCAACCGTCGATGGACGCCTACTTCAATTCACCGGCCATGGCGATTTTCGCCGAGCTGGTGCAGGACCTGGTGGTGAGCAGCCTGGATTTCCACACGTTCCGCGAAGTCTCCGCCGCCCAGGCGACTGAAGGGTGCCTGGCGCAGGTACACAAACTGGCCGGTTGA
- a CDS encoding flavin reductase family protein — translation MPDDIHFYEPANGHGLPHDPFNAIVGPRPIGWISSQDAEGRLNLAPYSFFNAFNYIPPIIGFSSVGRKDSLNNIEQTGEFAWNLATRPLAEQMNQSCAMVAPEVNEFELAGLTTAPSRVIQVPRVAESPVSFECKVTQIIQLQRADKGLVPSWLILGEVVAVHIAKWLLKDGVYDTAAAEPILRGGGPADYFQLGPEALFKMHRPK, via the coding sequence ATGCCCGACGACATCCATTTCTACGAACCTGCCAACGGTCACGGCCTGCCCCACGATCCGTTCAATGCCATCGTCGGCCCGCGCCCCATCGGCTGGATTTCGTCCCAGGATGCCGAAGGCCGCCTGAACCTGGCGCCCTACAGCTTCTTCAACGCCTTCAACTACATCCCGCCGATCATTGGTTTTTCCAGCGTCGGGCGCAAAGACAGCCTGAACAACATCGAACAGACCGGCGAGTTCGCCTGGAACCTGGCTACGCGCCCGTTGGCCGAGCAGATGAACCAGAGCTGCGCGATGGTCGCGCCGGAGGTCAATGAGTTCGAACTGGCGGGTTTGACGACCGCCCCGTCACGGGTGATCCAGGTGCCGCGCGTCGCCGAAAGCCCGGTGTCCTTCGAATGCAAGGTCACGCAGATCATTCAATTGCAGCGAGCGGACAAGGGGCTGGTGCCGAGCTGGCTGATCCTCGGCGAAGTGGTCGCCGTGCATATCGCCAAGTGGCTGTTGAAGGATGGGGTGTACGACACTGCCGCCGCCGAGCCGATCTTGCGCGGTGGCGGGCCGGCGGATTACTTCCAGTTGGGGCCTGAGGCCTTGTTCAAGATGCACCGCCCAAAGTAG
- a CDS encoding MFS transporter: MDNSNALPLGSAAVPARERTTASRIKSIFSGSVGNMVEWYDWYVYAAFSLYFAKVFFPKGDTTAQLLNTAAIFAVGFLMRPIGGWLMGLYADRAGRKRALMASVYLMCFGSLIIALSPSYETIGVGAPILLVFARLLQGLSVGGEYGTSATYLSEMATKERRGFFSSFQYVTLISGQLIALGVLIVLQQFLTTEQLYAWGWRIPFAIGALCAIVALYLRRGMEETESFTKKEKSKESAMRTLLRHPKELMTVVGLTMGGTLAFYTYTTYMQKYLVNTVGMSISDSTTISAATLFLFMCLQPVIGGLSDKIGRRPILIAFGILGTLCTVPILTTLHTIQTWWGAFFLIMAALIIVSGYTSINAVVKAELFPTEIRALGVGLPYALTVSIFGGTAEYIALWFKSIGMETGYYWYVTACIAVSLLVYITMKDTRKHSRIVTD; the protein is encoded by the coding sequence ATGGACAACTCCAACGCCCTGCCCCTTGGGTCGGCTGCCGTGCCCGCCCGTGAAAGAACCACCGCCAGCCGGATCAAATCGATCTTCAGCGGTTCGGTCGGCAACATGGTCGAGTGGTATGACTGGTACGTCTACGCCGCATTCTCGTTGTACTTCGCCAAAGTCTTCTTCCCCAAGGGCGACACCACCGCCCAATTGCTCAACACCGCCGCGATCTTCGCTGTAGGCTTCCTGATGCGCCCGATTGGCGGCTGGTTGATGGGCTTGTACGCCGACCGCGCCGGACGCAAGCGGGCGTTGATGGCGTCGGTATACCTGATGTGCTTCGGCTCGCTGATCATCGCCCTGAGCCCGAGCTACGAAACCATCGGCGTCGGCGCGCCGATTCTGCTGGTGTTTGCCCGCTTGCTCCAAGGCCTGTCGGTGGGTGGCGAGTACGGTACCTCGGCGACCTATCTGAGTGAGATGGCGACCAAGGAACGTCGCGGCTTCTTCTCCAGTTTCCAGTACGTGACCCTGATCTCCGGCCAGCTCATCGCCCTGGGCGTGCTGATCGTGCTGCAACAGTTCCTCACCACCGAACAACTGTATGCCTGGGGCTGGCGCATCCCGTTCGCCATCGGTGCCCTGTGCGCGATCGTGGCGCTGTACCTGCGACGCGGCATGGAGGAAACCGAGTCGTTCACCAAGAAAGAGAAGTCCAAGGAAAGCGCCATGCGCACCTTGCTGCGCCATCCCAAGGAACTGATGACCGTGGTCGGCCTGACCATGGGCGGCACCCTGGCGTTCTACACCTACACCACCTACATGCAGAAATACCTGGTGAACACCGTCGGCATGAGCATCTCCGACTCCACCACCATTTCCGCCGCCACACTGTTCCTGTTCATGTGCCTGCAGCCGGTAATCGGCGGGCTGTCGGACAAGATCGGACGCCGGCCGATCCTGATTGCCTTCGGCATCCTCGGCACGCTGTGCACCGTGCCAATCCTCACCACTCTGCACACCATCCAGACCTGGTGGGGCGCGTTCTTCCTGATCATGGCCGCACTGATCATCGTCAGCGGCTACACCTCGATCAACGCCGTGGTCAAAGCCGAGTTGTTTCCCACTGAAATCCGCGCCCTGGGCGTCGGCCTGCCCTACGCGCTGACCGTGTCGATCTTCGGCGGCACCGCTGAATACATCGCGCTGTGGTTCAAGAGCATCGGCATGGAAACCGGCTACTACTGGTACGTGACGGCGTGCATCGCCGTGTCGCTGCTGGTGTACATCACCATGAAAGACACCCGCAAGCACTCGCGGATCGTCACCGACTGA
- a CDS encoding sigma-54-dependent transcriptional regulator, giving the protein MLDSVMVVDDEGSIRSAVEQWLSLSGFQVQLFSRADECLAKLPEHFPGVILSDVRMPGLSGLELLAEVQRRDPDLPVILLTGHGDVPMAVEAMRDGAYDFLEKPFSPEALLGSLRRALDKRTLVLENRRLHEQADARARLDGTLLGVSRALQNLRRQVLDLAALPVNVLIRGETGSGKELVARCLHDFGPRASKPFVALNCAAIPEALFEAELFGHESGAFTGAQGKRIGKLEYADGGTLFLDEIESMPLAQQVKLLRVLQEQKLERLGSNQSIQVDLRIIAATKPDLLDEARAGRFREDLAYRLNIAELRLPPLRERREDIPLLFEHFTHNAAERLGRAAAPLSGPQLSHLLSHDWPGNVRELANVAERQVLGLDQPQALDTEPGQSLAAQQEAFEAQCLRAALTRHRGDVKAVLEELQLPRRTFNEKMQRHGLSREMFL; this is encoded by the coding sequence ATGCTTGATTCAGTCATGGTCGTTGATGACGAAGGCAGCATTCGCAGTGCTGTCGAGCAATGGTTGAGCCTGTCGGGATTCCAGGTGCAGCTGTTCAGCCGCGCCGATGAATGCCTGGCAAAGTTGCCGGAACATTTCCCCGGGGTGATCCTCAGCGACGTGCGCATGCCCGGCCTCAGCGGCCTGGAACTGCTGGCCGAAGTGCAGCGACGCGATCCGGACCTGCCAGTGATTCTGCTCACCGGCCATGGCGATGTACCGATGGCCGTGGAGGCCATGCGCGACGGCGCCTACGATTTCCTGGAAAAACCCTTCAGCCCCGAAGCCTTGCTCGGCAGCCTGCGCCGGGCCCTGGACAAGCGCACCCTGGTCCTGGAGAACCGACGCCTGCATGAGCAGGCCGACGCTCGGGCCCGGCTCGACGGGACGCTGCTGGGTGTGTCGCGGGCACTGCAAAACCTGCGACGCCAGGTGCTGGACTTGGCAGCGCTGCCGGTCAACGTGTTGATCCGTGGCGAAACCGGCAGCGGCAAGGAATTGGTCGCCCGTTGCCTGCACGACTTTGGCCCGAGGGCGAGCAAACCCTTCGTCGCGTTGAACTGCGCGGCCATTCCCGAAGCGCTGTTCGAGGCCGAGCTGTTCGGCCATGAAAGCGGGGCCTTCACCGGCGCCCAAGGCAAACGCATCGGCAAACTCGAATACGCCGACGGCGGCACACTGTTTCTCGACGAAATAGAGAGCATGCCCCTGGCCCAGCAGGTCAAGCTGCTGCGGGTATTGCAGGAACAGAAGCTCGAACGCCTGGGTTCCAACCAAAGCATTCAAGTAGACCTGCGCATCATCGCCGCCACCAAGCCCGACCTGCTGGACGAAGCCCGGGCCGGGCGGTTTCGCGAAGACCTGGCCTATCGCCTGAACATCGCCGAGCTGCGCCTGCCACCGCTGCGGGAACGACGCGAGGACATTCCCCTGCTGTTCGAGCACTTCACCCACAACGCCGCCGAACGCCTGGGCCGCGCCGCCGCCCCCCTGAGCGGCCCGCAATTGAGCCACCTGCTCAGCCACGACTGGCCGGGCAACGTGCGCGAACTGGCCAACGTCGCCGAACGCCAGGTGTTGGGGCTGGATCAACCGCAGGCCCTGGACACCGAACCCGGCCAGTCCCTCGCCGCCCAACAGGAAGCCTTCGAAGCCCAATGCCTGCGCGCCGCCCTGACGCGGCACAGAGGGGATGTGAAAGCGGTGCTCGAAGAACTGCAACTGCCACGCCGCACCTTCAATGAAAAGATGCAGCGGCATGGGTTGAGTCGGGAGATGTTTTTGTAG
- a CDS encoding ATP-binding protein, translating into MLPTTRTLRLSLYTLLILTGAAVAATFAIRHAERAALEEDASRANQQLALYATSLHTLIERYRALPAVLALDPELRSALKGPVSAAQQDALNRKLEQINGAAQSSTLELLDHTGLAVAASNWRLPSSYVGHNYGFRPYFLQTRTQGTGRFYAVGVTSGIPGYFLSSAVTGDNGEFLGAMVVKLEFPEIEREWRQGSDTLLVSDARGIIFIANRPGWRYRHLQPLSDSDRAELKATRQYDKQPLQPLAYESLRRFDDNSHLARVESLDGSTDYLWESLPLTAEGWTLHLLRRPQIAFEDRRNAGLAAAGLWLALVFLLLFLNQRWRLARLRQRSREELERLVEERTRDLRTAQDGLVQSAKLAALGQMSAALAHEINQPLTAQRMQLATLRLLLDHGRIDDAYKALKPVDDMLTRMAALTGHLKTFARKSPSGLRERLDLAAVVDQALQLLDTRLRDEQVSTVLHLTRPAWVRGDAIRLEQVLINLLRNALDAMAGHPLKRLEVRLEADDQLWRLTVSDSGTGIAEEHLAQVFDPFFTTKAVGDGLGLGLAVSFAIIHESGGRLSADNHEHGAVFCVTLPIDQEAQLHA; encoded by the coding sequence ATGCTGCCAACTACCCGTACCTTGCGTCTGTCGTTGTACACCTTGCTGATCCTCACCGGCGCGGCGGTTGCCGCCACCTTCGCCATACGCCATGCCGAACGCGCGGCCCTGGAAGAAGATGCCAGCCGCGCAAACCAGCAACTGGCGCTATACGCCACTTCGCTGCACACCCTGATCGAACGTTACCGCGCCCTGCCCGCCGTGCTGGCGCTGGACCCGGAATTGCGTTCGGCCCTCAAGGGCCCCGTCAGTGCAGCGCAGCAGGACGCGCTGAACCGCAAGTTGGAACAGATCAATGGCGCCGCCCAGTCATCCACCCTGGAACTGCTCGACCACACCGGCCTGGCCGTCGCGGCCAGCAACTGGCGCCTGCCCAGCAGCTACGTCGGGCACAACTATGGTTTTCGTCCCTATTTCCTCCAGACCCGCACCCAAGGCACCGGGCGGTTTTACGCGGTGGGCGTGACCAGCGGCATCCCGGGGTATTTCCTTTCCAGCGCAGTGACGGGCGACAACGGCGAATTCCTTGGCGCCATGGTCGTGAAACTGGAGTTTCCCGAGATCGAGCGTGAATGGCGCCAGGGCAGCGACACCCTGTTGGTCAGCGATGCCCGAGGCATCATCTTCATCGCCAACCGCCCGGGCTGGCGTTATCGCCACTTGCAGCCATTGAGCGACAGCGACCGCGCCGAACTCAAGGCCACCCGTCAATACGACAAACAGCCCTTGCAACCGCTGGCCTATGAGTCGCTGCGGCGCTTCGATGACAATAGCCATCTGGCCCGTGTCGAGTCCCTCGACGGCTCGACGGACTACCTGTGGGAATCCTTGCCGTTGACCGCCGAAGGCTGGACGCTGCATTTGCTGCGCCGTCCGCAGATCGCTTTCGAAGACCGCCGCAACGCCGGACTTGCCGCCGCCGGGTTGTGGTTGGCGCTGGTGTTTCTGCTGCTGTTTCTCAACCAGCGCTGGCGCCTGGCAAGATTGCGCCAGCGCAGCCGCGAAGAGCTGGAACGGCTGGTGGAGGAGCGGACCCGGGATCTGCGCACCGCCCAGGACGGGCTGGTGCAATCGGCCAAGCTGGCGGCACTGGGGCAGATGTCGGCGGCCCTGGCCCATGAAATCAACCAGCCCTTGACCGCCCAGCGCATGCAATTGGCAACCCTGCGCTTACTACTGGATCACGGTCGGATCGACGATGCCTACAAGGCCCTCAAACCGGTGGACGACATGCTGACCCGCATGGCCGCCCTCACCGGCCACCTGAAGACGTTCGCCCGCAAAAGCCCCAGCGGCCTGCGCGAACGCCTGGACCTGGCGGCAGTGGTGGACCAGGCACTGCAACTGCTGGACACGCGCCTGCGCGACGAACAGGTCAGCACCGTGCTGCACCTGACCCGCCCGGCGTGGGTGCGCGGCGATGCGATCCGCCTCGAACAGGTGTTGATCAACCTGCTGCGCAACGCCCTCGACGCCATGGCCGGCCACCCCCTCAAACGCCTGGAAGTGCGCCTGGAAGCCGATGATCAATTGTGGCGCCTGACCGTCAGTGACAGCGGCACCGGCATCGCCGAGGAACACCTGGCCCAGGTATTCGATCCGTTTTTCACCACCAAGGCCGTGGGAGATGGCCTGGGCTTGGGCCTGGCGGTTTCGTTTGCGATCATTCATGAATCCGGTGGCCGCCTGAGCGCGGACAACCATGAACACGGCGCGGTATTCTGCGTGACCTTGCCCATCGATCAGGAGGCTCAACTGCATGCTTGA